One segment of Sulfobacillus thermosulfidooxidans DSM 9293 DNA contains the following:
- a CDS encoding N-acetylglucosamine kinase — protein MYMGVDGGGTSTRGIIEKDDGRLGEVVTSSASNLLVVGQDRAYAAMDDVIDRLNQQGDLSQIEGVIGVAGADRLAVRASWQQYFARRGLKRLWITGDYWLPWANFTKGEDGLIAILGTGSIFFGKHSTKTLRLGGYGWKLGDVGSGLSLGQQGIRKAMESWEGIEPYTLLVHKCLEFFAVSSMQDVLEQLYRPSFAMRQLADFAPEVFSAANRGDHVADQLLQAEAEKIMRNFNALMTALHIDSPTMGLSGGLARLWQPYLARLVPRENPLMSLPVIDEPAVYGAVWLAKKWSQERRPYDVPES, from the coding sequence ATGTACATGGGCGTTGATGGTGGGGGCACTTCCACGCGCGGCATAATAGAAAAGGACGACGGCCGCCTCGGGGAAGTCGTGACGTCTTCGGCGTCTAATCTCCTTGTGGTCGGTCAAGATCGTGCGTATGCTGCTATGGATGACGTGATAGACCGTCTCAATCAGCAGGGGGATCTCAGTCAAATCGAAGGAGTTATCGGTGTAGCTGGGGCCGACCGCTTGGCCGTGCGTGCCTCATGGCAACAGTATTTTGCCAGGCGTGGCCTAAAGCGTCTCTGGATTACTGGCGATTATTGGTTACCGTGGGCTAATTTTACAAAAGGCGAAGATGGACTTATCGCCATATTGGGCACGGGGTCGATATTTTTTGGTAAGCATTCCACAAAAACCCTTCGTTTAGGTGGGTACGGTTGGAAATTGGGGGATGTGGGGTCCGGGCTGTCGTTGGGACAACAAGGAATCCGAAAAGCCATGGAATCCTGGGAAGGCATCGAACCATACACCCTTCTAGTGCATAAATGTTTAGAATTTTTCGCGGTATCCTCGATGCAAGACGTTCTTGAACAACTGTATCGTCCATCTTTTGCAATGCGCCAGCTGGCGGATTTCGCTCCCGAGGTGTTTTCTGCAGCTAATAGGGGTGATCACGTCGCTGATCAATTGCTGCAAGCAGAAGCTGAAAAAATCATGAGAAATTTCAACGCGTTGATGACCGCATTGCACATCGATTCTCCCACTATGGGACTGAGCGGGGGGCTGGCCCGGTTATGGCAACCGTATCTGGCGCGTCTCGTTCCACGTGAAAATCCTCTGATGTCTTTGCCAGTGATCGATGAGCCTGCGGTATATGGGGCAGTTTGGTTAGCAAAAAAATGGAGTCAAGAAAGGCGGCCATATGATGTTCCGGAGTCATAA
- the aroA gene encoding 3-phosphoshikimate 1-carboxyvinyltransferase → MELTPCRHPVEGTLRPPSDKSITHRAILFSALAPGTVRVLHPLVAQDTLSSRRLVESLGVKVEAGDDEWILTSPGPSQWKSDTTVIDCGNSGTTMRLGMGLLALSSSPRTLIGDASLSKRPMERVARPLRQMGIDVETSQVYAPVMVHNRGPYRGLSYSMPMASAQVKSALILAALGATTLSEIVEPYPTRDHTEQMLKQMGARIRMTADHHIMVEPLQDWRTLDLVPFRVPGDPSSGAFWAALAALIPGSSLTLKEISLSPRRIGFFRLLQQMGARIDIERESDTEDIGHLTVTHQPLGGVTVTPEQVPDMIDEVPLVALMATQAFGDTVISGAEELRVKETDRIQATVTNLKQLGAHIEERDDGMVIHGPTPLHGGSVRSFGDHRMAMMLAVAAAIATSPVILDDVSSVAISYPTFFEQYQHWQQGYAFHD, encoded by the coding sequence ATGGAATTGACACCTTGCCGTCATCCCGTAGAGGGCACTTTACGTCCACCTAGTGATAAATCCATTACGCACCGTGCGATTTTGTTTTCGGCTTTAGCTCCAGGAACTGTACGCGTTCTTCATCCCTTGGTGGCACAAGATACTCTGTCGAGTAGACGATTAGTGGAAAGTTTAGGTGTGAAGGTGGAGGCTGGCGATGACGAATGGATCCTGACGTCGCCAGGACCTTCCCAGTGGAAAAGCGACACAACGGTGATTGACTGTGGGAATTCCGGAACTACCATGCGACTGGGCATGGGACTATTAGCTTTATCCTCATCACCGCGCACCTTAATCGGTGATGCATCACTATCGAAGCGGCCTATGGAACGTGTGGCGCGCCCATTACGGCAAATGGGAATCGATGTTGAGACCAGCCAAGTCTATGCCCCGGTTATGGTTCATAATCGCGGACCCTACCGAGGCCTGAGCTATTCGATGCCGATGGCTTCGGCCCAGGTGAAATCCGCTTTGATCCTTGCCGCCTTAGGGGCAACGACACTATCTGAAATCGTAGAACCCTATCCCACGCGGGATCATACAGAACAGATGCTGAAACAAATGGGCGCGCGAATAAGGATGACTGCGGACCATCATATTATGGTTGAACCATTACAGGATTGGCGGACATTAGATCTTGTCCCGTTCCGTGTACCTGGCGATCCGTCCTCGGGGGCATTTTGGGCTGCGTTAGCCGCTCTGATTCCCGGCTCCTCGCTAACACTGAAGGAAATTTCTCTTAGTCCCCGACGCATCGGGTTTTTTCGGCTACTCCAACAAATGGGAGCCCGCATTGATATAGAAAGGGAATCGGATACGGAGGACATCGGTCATTTGACTGTCACCCACCAGCCTCTTGGCGGGGTTACGGTTACACCGGAACAAGTTCCCGATATGATTGATGAAGTCCCTTTGGTCGCGTTGATGGCCACTCAAGCCTTCGGCGATACCGTGATTTCTGGAGCTGAAGAGTTGCGGGTGAAGGAAACCGACCGCATTCAAGCTACGGTCACAAATCTTAAGCAACTAGGCGCTCACATCGAAGAAAGAGACGATGGCATGGTGATTCATGGCCCGACCCCGCTCCACGGTGGTTCGGTCAGAAGTTTTGGTGATCACCGCATGGCGATGATGTTGGCAGTGGCGGCAGCTATTGCCACATCTCCGGTAATCCTGGATGATGTGAGTAGTGTGGCTATAAGTTACCCTACGTTTTTTGAGCAATATCAGCACTGGCAACAGGGTTACGCTTTTCACGATTAG
- a CDS encoding prephenate dehydrogenase, whose translation MRVGVIGLGLIGGSVAKACLKAGWTVYAYDVNSRVIEQARVEGIIVDTTWEQWIQDIDQIVLATPLNDVAIWIPRILAHARAGCTIVDMSSVKGIFQSVYAQIQPPFALLSLHPMAGKEVRGFEHSDSRLFEGRSCLIVEVEGIALDPHLVQQWMTVLGSRPVWVPWDQHDALMSLVSHTPYLISAAVLTLAKNADNTLPLWPQVVGTGFLDVTRIGASDERLWKEILKANESHIRETFAQFTQLIHEWNDQIQRGEWPKALKDTASIRNRAVSKVPPPSSPTNG comes from the coding sequence GTGAGAGTCGGGGTCATTGGATTGGGGTTAATTGGCGGGTCGGTGGCAAAAGCCTGCCTGAAGGCTGGATGGACAGTCTATGCCTATGACGTGAATTCCCGGGTGATAGAACAAGCACGAGTAGAGGGAATCATTGTCGACACGACATGGGAACAGTGGATTCAAGACATTGATCAAATTGTTTTGGCCACGCCCTTGAATGATGTGGCGATATGGATCCCTCGAATCTTAGCCCACGCTCGGGCAGGCTGTACGATTGTGGATATGAGCTCTGTCAAAGGCATATTTCAATCCGTTTATGCGCAAATACAACCACCATTCGCCCTATTATCCCTGCATCCAATGGCCGGCAAGGAGGTCCGGGGCTTTGAACATAGTGATAGCCGCCTGTTTGAAGGCCGCTCGTGTTTGATTGTGGAGGTCGAGGGCATCGCCTTAGACCCGCATCTAGTTCAACAATGGATGACTGTGTTGGGAAGCCGTCCGGTGTGGGTGCCATGGGATCAGCATGATGCCCTAATGAGCCTAGTAAGCCATACTCCCTATTTGATTTCTGCAGCCGTCTTGACGCTGGCCAAAAATGCTGACAACACCCTGCCATTGTGGCCCCAAGTGGTGGGAACAGGTTTTCTTGATGTGACCCGTATTGGTGCCAGTGATGAAAGATTATGGAAAGAAATCCTCAAGGCGAATGAAAGTCATATAAGAGAAACTTTTGCGCAATTTACGCAATTAATTCATGAATGGAACGATCAAATCCAACGTGGGGAATGGCCCAAAGCGTTGAAGGATACGGCATCTATTCGTAATAGGGCCGTATCTAAGGTTCCCCCGCCTTCCTCACCAACAAACGGTTAG
- the aroF gene encoding 3-deoxy-7-phosphoheptulonate synthase, which yields MIVVMKKNAPEQDIDAVTERLKSEGFQVHISRGVEKTIIGVIGEGTEEVIRLASMQSVEQVVPVRRPYKLVSRDFHPDDTVVQVGNAKFGSKQVVVIAGPCAVEGHEQVMQAARVVHDLGLMVLRGGAYKPRTSPYSFQGMGVEGLKILAEARERFGLMVVTEAVDRESLNYVAEWADIIQIGARNMQNFELLKAAGHSNKPVLLKRGLSATIDEWLMAAEYIAANGNPNIILCERGIRTYETKTRNTLDLSAIPVVKQLSHLPIIIDPSHSTGQWSWVAPMARAAVAAGADGLIIEAHPNPTEALSDGPQSLSLPHLSELVESLRPIAEAIGRTL from the coding sequence ATGATCGTCGTCATGAAGAAAAATGCTCCGGAGCAAGATATCGATGCCGTTACGGAACGGTTGAAATCAGAAGGATTTCAAGTGCATATCTCGCGGGGAGTCGAAAAAACGATTATTGGGGTAATAGGCGAAGGAACAGAGGAGGTAATTCGTTTGGCATCCATGCAATCGGTTGAGCAAGTTGTCCCCGTAAGACGGCCCTACAAATTGGTGAGCCGTGATTTCCATCCTGATGATACGGTCGTTCAAGTGGGCAATGCCAAATTTGGCAGCAAGCAAGTCGTTGTGATTGCAGGACCGTGCGCGGTCGAAGGTCATGAACAGGTTATGCAGGCCGCTCGCGTTGTTCATGATCTTGGACTCATGGTTCTGCGGGGGGGCGCCTACAAACCCCGAACCTCGCCCTACAGTTTCCAAGGGATGGGTGTTGAAGGACTCAAGATTTTAGCTGAAGCGCGAGAACGGTTTGGACTAATGGTCGTGACCGAAGCTGTCGATCGGGAAAGTTTAAATTATGTAGCTGAGTGGGCGGATATTATTCAAATTGGTGCTCGCAACATGCAAAACTTTGAGTTATTAAAGGCCGCCGGCCATTCAAATAAACCCGTGCTGTTAAAGCGGGGGCTTTCGGCCACGATTGACGAGTGGCTTATGGCTGCCGAATACATTGCCGCCAATGGGAACCCCAACATTATTTTGTGCGAGCGAGGAATTCGGACTTACGAAACGAAGACCCGGAATACACTAGATTTAAGTGCAATCCCTGTGGTAAAACAGTTGTCCCATCTCCCTATTATCATAGATCCTTCCCACTCAACGGGACAATGGAGCTGGGTTGCACCCATGGCACGAGCAGCCGTGGCTGCTGGCGCCGACGGTTTAATCATCGAGGCTCACCCCAATCCCACAGAAGCGCTGTCTGATGGTCCGCAGAGTCTCAGTCTTCCACACTTGAGCGAGTTAGTTGAGTCTTTGCGTCCCATAGCTGAAGCCATAGGACGGACCTTGTGA
- the trpA gene encoding tryptophan synthase subunit alpha — protein MINVGTSVAQVFERTKSEGRAALIPYVTAGHPHLRDLEELVHAMNDAGADIIEVGIPFSDPLADGPVLQKAATKALNNGTRIRDVLQATEKISAHSVPIVYLTYFNPVFHYGVRDFLKAARDSGVKGIIIPDLPWEESDEVFHNTQELGMSLIPLVAPTSTDAHIASLAKATGFVYGVSVTGVTGVRQEVDAGVKTLVERVKRQISLPLAIGFGISTPEHARYVGSVADGVIVGSALVRRIDEAGGNAAKQTYEFVAALRKALSD, from the coding sequence ATGATTAATGTTGGAACAAGTGTGGCCCAAGTCTTTGAGCGCACAAAATCGGAAGGACGAGCAGCGCTCATCCCTTATGTCACGGCAGGTCATCCTCATTTACGGGATCTTGAAGAACTTGTGCACGCCATGAATGATGCCGGTGCCGATATCATTGAAGTCGGAATTCCCTTTTCTGATCCGTTAGCTGATGGCCCCGTATTACAGAAAGCGGCCACAAAAGCTTTAAATAATGGTACGCGAATCCGTGATGTCTTACAGGCTACGGAGAAGATAAGTGCTCATTCCGTCCCGATTGTTTATCTAACTTATTTTAATCCTGTGTTTCACTATGGCGTGCGGGATTTTCTTAAAGCCGCCCGGGATAGTGGCGTGAAGGGAATTATTATCCCTGATCTGCCATGGGAAGAAAGCGATGAGGTATTTCACAATACACAGGAATTAGGAATGTCTTTGATCCCGCTTGTGGCGCCGACTTCGACGGATGCGCACATTGCATCGTTGGCCAAAGCTACCGGATTTGTCTATGGAGTGTCCGTGACTGGTGTCACAGGGGTACGACAAGAAGTGGATGCTGGCGTGAAGACCTTGGTGGAACGAGTTAAAAGGCAGATTTCACTGCCGCTTGCTATCGGATTTGGCATTTCAACCCCAGAGCATGCGCGTTATGTGGGTAGTGTCGCCGATGGCGTTATTGTCGGGAGCGCGTTGGTCCGCCGAATCGACGAGGCCGGGGGAAATGCGGCCAAACAAACGTATGAATTTGTCGCGGCACTACGCAAGGCATTATCGGATTAA